The nucleotide window CAATGACGGGAAATAAGGAGAAAAAGACCAGGATAAGAAATGACAGTCGATTTCCGCCCTCTTTGTTTCTGGTCTACCTGGGTGTTTTGCTGCTGATGTCAGGTTTGCATACAGGATTAATTGTTTATATGAATACAGCAGAATGGAATGACTTGATCAAAACGCTGCTGCCGATTCTTTATTGGGGACTGATTGCTATTGGCCTCACGTTGTTTACCCGCAGAAAAATGAAAGAAACCTACGATGTACCGCTTCAGCAGTTTGCCAGAGCGACTGGAAGCGTAGCTAAAGGTGATTTTTCTGTCTACATGCCGACGCTCCATACTTCGGATAAGCTTGACTATCTAGATGTGATGATTCTGGATTTTAATAAGATGATTGAAGAGCTTGGAAGCATTGAAACGCTAAAATCAGATTTTGTTTCCAATGTATCCCATGAGATGAAAACGCCGATTGCGGTGATCAAAAATTACGCGGAGCTGATCCGGAATGGGAATTTGGAGGAGGCGGAATCCGCGGAGTATGCCCAGGCTATCATTGATGCTTCCGTGCGGCTTTCCGATCTGATCAGCAATATTCTCAAGCTCAATAAACTGGAAAATCAGAGTATCAATCCGGAAATCAAAGAATATGATGTGTGCCGCCAGGTATGTGAATGTATCCTTCAGTTTGAAGGAAGCTGGGAGGAAAGAAAAATTGAGCTGACGACAGAGCTTGAGGAGTCGGCCAATGTGATCGCAGATGAAAATTTAATGGAACTGGTATGGAATAATTTATTGTCCAATGCGCTGAAATTTACAGAACCCGAGGGCACAGTGTGGGTAAAGCAATGGACGCAAGATCAAAAAGTAAGGGTGTCCATAACAGATTCGGGCTGCGGCATGAGTCCAACAATAAAAGCACATATTTTCGATAAATTTTATCAGGGAGATCCTTCTCACTCAAAGGAAGGCAATGGTTTGGGGTTAGCACTGGCAAAGCGGATTATCGATCTGATGGAAGGAGAAATCCTGGTCACCAGTGAAGAAGGAAAGGGCAGTACCTTTACGGTAACCTTGCCTGCGGCCGGCGCAAAAGAAAGAATGGAGAGTGAGTGCATAAATGGATAATGAAGAAAACCGGCCAAAGCGATTCGTCGGATATGAGTATAAGGAAATCAATGCTGAAAGCAGCTGGATTCCTCTTTTAATGGATGGTTATGAATGCTTTGGCTGGGAACTCAGCGATTCCTTCTCTCAAAACAATCCAATTCCGATAAATATAAAAAAAACGGAAACGCTTTATTTAAAAAGGAACCGGAATATTGTCAATAAAGTAGAGCTGACAAGATTGCAGCGAAACTTTGAAGCCTGTGTTGATGAAATTGAGAAACTGGAAAAGAATAAAACATCCACCGCAACAATGTATGCCCTTGTTTTAGGTCTGATTGGGACGGCTTTTATGGCGGGTTCCACCTTCGCAATAACCGCTCAGCCTCCGCGGATCCTGCTTTGCATTCTGCTTGCGGTACCTGGGTTTTTAGGATGGATTTTTCCGTATTTTCTGTATAAGAAAAAAGTGGTGACTCAAACAGAGCGCATTAAACCTTTAATCGAAAAGAAATATGATGAAATTTATGAATTGTGTGAAAAAGGCAATAAACTCTTATATTGAATTAAGAGTGTTGGTTAGAAATCGTTGAGACGTACAAGTCCGCCGACGATTTCTTTTTTTTGGCAAAATGCGATGATTGTAAAAGAAAGACTTTATGAACGGAAAACGGAAATTCAGGCCGAAAAACATGAGCGGCACAGGTGAAAATTCTATGCTGCCGGTTTATGGGCATAGCTTTTATCCATAGTCTTAACAAAGACCGGATGGGGATAAAGCGGTTGGATTTGATTGTGCTGCAGCCGGGATATCACTGAAAAAATGAAGCGACTGATAAAGTCAGCAGCTGTGCCTGTACAAGGTTTAACTATCAGGAAAAAGGTACGATTCCATAGTTGACACAATGAGTTTGTATCTTTCTTAAGGTCAAGGAGAACAAGAATCAACTAGGGACTTATTGATCTGAAGTTTCAGTTCTTCCAGCAATAATTCCGCAATCGGTGTGAAGACCTGATATTTTTTCCAGATCACATACATTTTCGTTTCTAAAGGTGGTTTTAACGGTCTGAAGCATAATTCACTGTCTTTACCGGTATCGGCAAGTTTATCAAACGAGAGCATATATCCCAATCCTTCTCTAACAAAGACAGATCCGTTGTAAGGAAGATTGATGGTGCCTGAGAGCTGAAGCGTATCCGCTTTTTCACCACACCATCGGGGAATATCAACCTGCATTGCCTGCGCCGAACAGATCAAATTTAGTCCATATAAATCTTCAACGCTTATTTCTTCTTTCTGAGAAAGACGATCTTCTTTGCGCATGACTAAACCCCATGTATTGATCTCGGGCACCTCGAGATAGTTATATTTAGACAGGTTTGGCGGTTCGACAATGACTGCGAAATCAATCAATCCCTTATCTAATCGCTCAGTAACCTGTTCAGTATTCCCGCTGGTAAGATGATAACGAAATAATGGGTATTTTTCTTTAAACGCCTTAATCGTTTGCGCAAGATACTTGATTTGATAAGACTCTGCACACCCGATATACACTTCTCCGCCTAAAACTGGATCAAGGGCTTTAAATTCATCAAGCGTTTTATCGACCATTTCAAGAATATCCTCAGCTCTTTTTCGCAGCAGCATGCCTTCGTCGGTTAGACTTACGCTGAAACTGCCGCGGCGGAATAACTTCTTCCCAAGCTCCTGTTCTAAATCCTTCATCTGTTTGGATAATGTTGGCTGTGTGACATGAAGCCTTTCTGCGGCTCGTGACATATTTCCTTCTCGGGCAATTTCCAAAAAATAACGAAGCACACGAATTTCCATAAGTTCGCCTCCCAGCTGAATGGCTTTTCAATATTATATCAGGTGTTTGATATTCTTGAAATGAATATCACGATATAGAATTCGAGTATTGGATATATCGCAATGCTTCCAATATAATAATTTTGAAAAGGAGCGGCAAAGAAATTGGCAGAAGCAATGGATACGATGGGACTTATTTATCAAAACTTGAAAGATGCAGGCTGTAATGAGGAGACAACCGAAAAATGTATGCTTTTAGCGGAAAAGGGAGAGGTCAAAAGGATGCTGCCGCTTCTTCTGCATCACAGAATGACGTTGCTTGAGAATATTCATTTCAGGCAAAAACAAATCGACTGTCTTGACTATTTGGTATACAAAATTCAAAAAGAAACATTTTAGGAGGTAAGACAAGGATGAAATTTAATTTTAATAACCCAACTAATCTCTACTTCGGCTCTGGTTCACTGAATCAGCTGGGAAGTCTGACGATGCCAGGGAAAAAGGCGCTGGTATTGATATCGAATGGGAAATCAACAAAAATAAACGGCTATCTTGATCGAACACTGTCTCAGCTTGATGAAGCGAAGATCGAATATATCATATTTGATCAAATTATGGAAAACCCAGTCAAGGAAGTCATTATGGAAGGGGCGGCGAAGGCAAAAGAAAATGCCTGTGACTTTATCGTAGCTTTAGGCGGCGGGGCGGTGATCGATTCCGCATCAGCGATTGCCGCAATGGCGACCCATAACGGAGATCTTTGGGATTATGTTGTGGGAGGAACGGGGCGATGCCAGCCGCTAGTCAATAAGGGGCTTCCCATTGTTGCGATAGCAACTACTTCAGGGACAGGGTCAGAAATGAATGGTTTTGGCGTCATCTCGAATCTGGAAACCCATGAAAAAATTGGTTTTGGCAATCCCTCGCTGACGCCGGTCATTGCTATTGTTGACCCTGAACTGATGCTGAGCGTTCCTGCAAAATATACAGCGTATCAAGGCTTTGACGCTCTGTTTCATCATACAGAGGTCATGATGTCCAAAGGAATTAATCTGCTGAGTGAAACGATTGCGCTCTCAGCAATAAAAAGTATTGCAGAATATCTGCCCCGTGCTGTAAGAAATGGTCAAGATCTTGAAGCCAGGGAACATGTCGCTTATGGCAGTACGATGGCTGGCATAACGATGCAGCTAACATCGACGACAGCGCAGCACAGCATGGAGCATGCAATGAGTGCTTACCATCCTAGTCTTCCGCATGGGGCCGGACTGATTCTAATTTCTAAAGCATTTGCGGAATTCTTTATTGAAAAAAAAGCTTGTGATCAGCAGTTTATAAAAATGGCCCAAGCCATGGGCATCGAAAATGCAAAGAAGCCGGAGGATTTTATTACAGCCCTGATACAGCTGCAGGAAGCTTGCGGAGTAGCTGATTTGAAAATGAGCGATTTTGGCTTTACTCGTGATGAGGCGATGACATTGGCCAAAGGTGCTCGCTCTATGCAGGGAGGTTTATTTGAGGCTAATCCTTGTGAACTGACCGATGAAGACTGTGCGGGTATTTTTGAAAAATCCTACAGATAAGAAAAAGGCATAGTGTTTTTCTTAAACGGTTCACAGGAATCAGTCGAGATTCAAGATCTGGAGTTTCTCTTTATGAGGAAAGGAGTGGAAAGAGGATGAAACGATTCACAGTCATGATCACGGTTCTGACGATGCTGTTCAGCCTTGCGGCTTGCAGCAAAGAAGCGGATCAATCAAACAAAGATTTAAAGGTACAAAGTACAGATACTATGGAAGGTGAGGGGATTATGAATCATGAAGATGGATCATCCAATAAAACGGCAGTGATCTATTTTTCAGCAACTGGAACAACAAAATCCATAGCCGAAGAGGCCGCTGAAATTTTGAATGCGGATATTTATGAAATTGTACCGGAAATTCCTTATACAGAAGAAGATCTGGCTTACTATACGGACGGGCGTGCCGATCAGGAACAGAATGATCTCTCAGCGCGTCCTAAAATTGTCGGGCATATCGAAAATATGCAGAACTATGACACGATCCTGCTCGGTTATCCGATATGGCATGGACAGGCGCCGAGAATTATCAGCACTTTCTTGGAAAGCTACGATTTTTCTGGAAAAACAATTGTGACCTTTTGCACCTCCCAAAGCAGCGATATCGGATCAAGCAGTCAGAATCTTCATACATTAGCGGAAAATGCAGATTGGCTTGACGGCCGTC belongs to Holdemania massiliensis and includes:
- a CDS encoding HAMP domain-containing sensor histidine kinase, with amino-acid sequence MNTAEWNDLIKTLLPILYWGLIAIGLTLFTRRKMKETYDVPLQQFARATGSVAKGDFSVYMPTLHTSDKLDYLDVMILDFNKMIEELGSIETLKSDFVSNVSHEMKTPIAVIKNYAELIRNGNLEEAESAEYAQAIIDASVRLSDLISNILKLNKLENQSINPEIKEYDVCRQVCECILQFEGSWEERKIELTTELEESANVIADENLMELVWNNLLSNALKFTEPEGTVWVKQWTQDQKVRVSITDSGCGMSPTIKAHIFDKFYQGDPSHSKEGNGLGLALAKRIIDLMEGEILVTSEEGKGSTFTVTLPAAGAKERMESECING
- a CDS encoding LysR family transcriptional regulator — its product is MEIRVLRYFLEIAREGNMSRAAERLHVTQPTLSKQMKDLEQELGKKLFRRGSFSVSLTDEGMLLRKRAEDILEMVDKTLDEFKALDPVLGGEVYIGCAESYQIKYLAQTIKAFKEKYPLFRYHLTSGNTEQVTERLDKGLIDFAVIVEPPNLSKYNYLEVPEINTWGLVMRKEDRLSQKEEISVEDLYGLNLICSAQAMQVDIPRWCGEKADTLQLSGTINLPYNGSVFVREGLGYMLSFDKLADTGKDSELCFRPLKPPLETKMYVIWKKYQVFTPIAELLLEELKLQINKSLVDSCSP
- a CDS encoding iron-containing alcohol dehydrogenase codes for the protein MKFNFNNPTNLYFGSGSLNQLGSLTMPGKKALVLISNGKSTKINGYLDRTLSQLDEAKIEYIIFDQIMENPVKEVIMEGAAKAKENACDFIVALGGGAVIDSASAIAAMATHNGDLWDYVVGGTGRCQPLVNKGLPIVAIATTSGTGSEMNGFGVISNLETHEKIGFGNPSLTPVIAIVDPELMLSVPAKYTAYQGFDALFHHTEVMMSKGINLLSETIALSAIKSIAEYLPRAVRNGQDLEAREHVAYGSTMAGITMQLTSTTAQHSMEHAMSAYHPSLPHGAGLILISKAFAEFFIEKKACDQQFIKMAQAMGIENAKKPEDFITALIQLQEACGVADLKMSDFGFTRDEAMTLAKGARSMQGGLFEANPCELTDEDCAGIFEKSYR